The Fibrobacter sp. genome window below encodes:
- a CDS encoding glutamine synthetase III, translating into MSNEYRLKAIKEIASENAGANLPAAPASLDFYGEDVFNAEAMRAYLPKDICKKLFATIDEGAPLDASIANEVAHAMKKWAIDRGATHFTHWFQPLTGSTAEKHDSFLEPENGKAIMAFSGKNLIVGEPDASSFPSGGLRSTFEARGYTAWDPTSPAFIKRHGNGATLCIPTAFCSYTGEALDKKTPLLRSIQALQKSADRLMGLFGVAAQKVTVTLGAEQEYFLIDKRFYLQRPDLYQAGRTLFGAAPAKHQQMEDHYFGSIPARIINFMNDVEKELWKLGIPAKTRHNEVAPAQFELAPMFEEVNLACDHNMQIMEVLRQVADRHGLVCLLHEKPFAGINGSGKHNNWSVNYGKTNLLNPGKDPHQNAIFLTTLCAVIYAVDTHADLLRMAVASAGNDHRLGANEAPPAIISMYLGDQLADVIDQLEKGDPKSSKQAGALKLGSDTLPPLPRDATDRNRTSPFAFTGNKFEFRAPGSSQSCSEPNVILNTIVAEAFDLIADKMQNVPADKFHEELQKLLQKIVKEHKKVIFNGNGYTDEWVEEAAKRGLPNIRTTMEALQALTKKDNVALFEKYGVFNKRELDSRYEVNMEDYHKKIHIEGKIAFDIAKNVVLPQVLCAYSNALKTNEMAKTQGFYAVDGYARELGEKLKALEEAVAKMEAALGDKHEAILDAMANLRVIVDKIESVIPDEKWPLPKYREMLFIY; encoded by the coding sequence ATGAGCAACGAATACAGATTAAAAGCTATCAAAGAAATCGCCAGCGAAAATGCCGGCGCTAACCTCCCCGCAGCACCCGCAAGCCTCGACTTCTACGGTGAAGACGTCTTTAACGCAGAGGCCATGCGCGCCTACTTGCCGAAGGACATTTGCAAGAAACTTTTTGCGACCATCGATGAAGGCGCACCGCTCGACGCAAGCATCGCGAACGAAGTCGCACACGCCATGAAAAAGTGGGCCATCGACCGCGGCGCAACGCACTTTACTCACTGGTTCCAGCCGCTTACCGGCTCCACCGCCGAAAAGCACGACTCCTTCCTGGAACCCGAAAACGGCAAGGCCATCATGGCCTTCAGCGGCAAGAACCTCATCGTCGGCGAACCGGACGCTTCTTCTTTCCCGAGCGGCGGCCTCCGTTCCACCTTCGAAGCCCGCGGCTACACCGCATGGGATCCGACTTCCCCCGCATTCATCAAGCGTCACGGCAACGGTGCAACGCTCTGCATCCCGACCGCATTCTGTAGCTACACCGGCGAAGCCTTGGACAAGAAGACTCCGCTTCTCCGCTCCATTCAGGCCCTCCAGAAGTCCGCCGACCGCCTCATGGGCCTCTTCGGCGTCGCCGCCCAGAAGGTCACCGTCACTCTCGGTGCCGAACAGGAATACTTCCTGATCGACAAGCGTTTCTACCTGCAGCGCCCCGACCTCTACCAGGCTGGCCGTACGCTGTTCGGTGCCGCTCCTGCCAAGCACCAGCAGATGGAAGACCACTACTTCGGTAGCATTCCGGCCCGCATCATCAACTTCATGAACGATGTGGAAAAGGAACTCTGGAAGCTCGGCATTCCGGCAAAGACCCGCCACAACGAAGTCGCCCCGGCCCAGTTCGAACTCGCCCCGATGTTCGAAGAGGTGAACCTCGCCTGCGACCACAACATGCAAATTATGGAAGTGCTCCGCCAGGTCGCTGACCGCCACGGCCTCGTCTGCCTCCTGCACGAAAAGCCGTTCGCCGGCATCAATGGTTCCGGTAAGCACAACAACTGGTCCGTGAACTACGGCAAGACCAACCTCTTGAACCCGGGCAAGGATCCGCACCAGAACGCCATCTTCCTCACCACGCTCTGCGCCGTCATCTACGCCGTCGACACCCACGCCGACCTGCTGCGTATGGCTGTCGCTAGCGCCGGCAACGACCACCGTCTCGGTGCCAACGAAGCTCCTCCGGCAATCATCTCCATGTACTTGGGCGACCAGCTCGCCGATGTCATCGACCAGCTTGAAAAGGGCGATCCGAAGTCCAGCAAGCAGGCCGGTGCATTGAAGCTCGGTTCCGACACGCTTCCGCCGCTCCCGCGCGACGCTACGGACCGTAACCGTACTTCTCCGTTCGCCTTCACCGGCAACAAGTTCGAATTCCGCGCTCCGGGTTCCAGCCAGAGCTGCTCCGAACCGAACGTCATCCTCAACACGATCGTAGCCGAAGCCTTCGACCTCATCGCCGACAAGATGCAGAACGTTCCGGCCGACAAGTTCCACGAAGAACTCCAGAAGCTCCTGCAGAAGATCGTGAAGGAACACAAGAAGGTCATCTTCAACGGCAACGGCTACACCGACGAATGGGTGGAAGAAGCAGCCAAGCGCGGACTCCCGAACATCCGCACCACCATGGAAGCCCTCCAGGCGCTCACCAAGAAGGACAACGTCGCCCTCTTCGAAAAGTACGGCGTGTTCAATAAGCGCGAACTCGACTCCCGTTACGAAGTCAACATGGAAGACTACCACAAGAAGATTCACATCGAAGGCAAGATCGCTTTCGACATCGCGAAGAACGTGGTGCTCCCGCAGGTGCTCTGCGCCTACAGCAACGCCCTCAAGACCAACGAAATGGCCAAGACCCAGGGATTCTACGCTGTGGACGGCTACGCCCGTGAACTCGGCGAAAAGCTCAAGGCCCTCGAAGAAGCAGTCGCCAAGATGGAAGCTGCTCTCGGCGACAAGCACGAAGCGATTCTCGACGCCATGGCGAACCTCCGCGTTATCGTCGACAAGATCGAAAGCGTGATCCCCGACGAAAAGTGGCCGCTCCCGAAATATAGAGAGATGCTGTTCATTTACTAA
- the carA gene encoding glutamine-hydrolyzing carbamoyl-phosphate synthase small subunit, which yields MTDKFQWKAKREKKAFLALADGAVFRGYAFGAATDTVGEAVFNTGMAGYKQIITDPSYAGQFVVFTTAEVGAYAANLEKNESRQVFLNGIVVNSLDWVSKEQNEESLHDYMLAQGKPGIAGVDTRALTLHLREHGAQKAYLHVDGSDMSEEEAIKKAQEWEGLDGQDYASKVSDPNGYEFSTEGDLNVVALDFGIKTNILRNLADQGMKVTVLPITATYEQVMAKKPDGVFLSNGPADPNSLPQVYNMVKKLLGTVPLMGICLGNQLLGLALGAKVSKLKFGHHGCNHPVKNLKTGAVEITSQNHNYAIDEATLPADVEVSHINLNDNTVEGIRHKKLPAFSVQYHPESAPGPNDSLYLFSEFKQMILDFKGAKQ from the coding sequence ATGACTGACAAGTTCCAATGGAAAGCAAAACGCGAGAAGAAGGCGTTTTTGGCACTGGCGGATGGCGCCGTGTTTAGGGGCTATGCGTTTGGAGCGGCAACCGACACTGTCGGCGAAGCCGTTTTCAACACCGGCATGGCGGGCTACAAGCAGATTATTACCGACCCCTCCTATGCAGGCCAGTTCGTGGTCTTCACCACGGCAGAAGTCGGCGCCTATGCGGCCAACCTCGAAAAGAACGAATCCCGCCAGGTGTTCCTGAACGGCATCGTGGTGAACTCGCTCGACTGGGTTTCCAAGGAACAGAATGAAGAAAGTCTGCACGACTACATGCTCGCCCAGGGCAAGCCGGGAATCGCCGGCGTGGATACGCGCGCACTCACGCTCCACCTGCGTGAACATGGTGCCCAGAAGGCCTACCTGCACGTGGACGGCTCCGACATGAGCGAAGAAGAAGCCATCAAGAAGGCCCAGGAATGGGAAGGCCTCGACGGTCAGGACTACGCAAGCAAGGTCAGCGACCCGAACGGCTACGAGTTCAGCACCGAAGGCGACTTGAACGTGGTCGCACTCGATTTCGGTATCAAGACGAACATCCTGCGCAACCTCGCCGACCAGGGCATGAAGGTGACGGTGCTCCCGATTACCGCGACGTACGAACAGGTCATGGCGAAGAAGCCCGACGGAGTGTTCCTCTCGAACGGCCCTGCCGACCCGAACTCGCTGCCGCAAGTTTACAACATGGTCAAGAAGTTGCTCGGAACCGTGCCGCTGATGGGCATCTGCCTCGGTAACCAGCTGCTCGGTCTCGCTCTCGGCGCAAAGGTTTCCAAGCTCAAGTTCGGCCACCATGGCTGCAATCACCCGGTCAAAAACCTCAAGACCGGCGCCGTAGAAATCACGAGCCAGAACCACAACTACGCTATCGACGAAGCGACACTCCCCGCCGATGTGGAAGTCTCGCACATCAACCTGAACGACAACACGGTCGAAGGCATCCGCCACAAGAAACTCCCGGCGTTCAGCGTGCAGTACCATCCGGAATCCGCACCGGGCCCGAACGATTCGCTCTACCTGTTCAGCGAATTCAAGCAGATGATTCTCGACTTCAAGGGAGCAAAACAATGA